A window of Pseudophryne corroboree isolate aPseCor3 chromosome 1, aPseCor3.hap2, whole genome shotgun sequence genomic DNA:
gaaatcccctgcagaatcttggagatccgtcaaattttgctggcgttggaagatgaagacgtggagcagaaatgggtaaggtgggtggggttatagctggagtcactgtggtcgacgcaccagacgcgcctgatccacggagagttgtctgaatcccatccagccgagtagagagatcctggagacagcggatgatgtggccctgtgcagcctcccgaTGCtccagtcgggctgccagttcttgcatcggcctggccgcttgatcccggtctccggctggattcattaggtcagtgcttactgtcacaactgagggcctgagctgacgggaggcagcctcagttgtaggggctgagatgtaccggaacctgggaggttgtatcagacccctggacatgtaagtaacatgaataataactgcccgaaggcgtgaccacgacaacttggataaaagtcaatgatgtttattatgacaactccgcaacacagcagcagtaaaagaaaacgtaaaaagtcagcaaagaataaatacagttcctgggtactacaggatggcaggagccacagggcactggtagtgtgagatagttcttatgatcttctagatggaaagtccttaccaggcccgactgtagcaatggagataacccaggattgtgccagctggtgttccaggaaaagctgggttgctgaagataaaacagctgctgtggatactggctggaaccagactgttgttagcacggagtggatactggctggaaccagttaaataataaatgaacttgggagcgatgaaatatgaactgaaatgtagaacttgagagcggagaaataataataccggtggagagtggtaaagtgtagaaaggacaccggccctttaagggaagctgtactctgctggaagctgagctggaagcaggtaatgttgtagctggaaacagatgaatccacaatggattggagagtcaggctacaccgcaggtggaatgctggtgcgggtctctatggtggaagtcttgagacaggagctggaacctggaagacaatcacaggagagagacaaacaggaactaggtttgacaaccaaagcactgacgccttccttgctcaggcacagtgtatttatacctgcagcaaggaagggattggctaggcaattatgcagattatcaatactgagaacagattggtggaaatgatcagctgacagaatccaagatggctgcgcccatgcagacacttggagggaagtttggtttgtaatccatgtggtaatgaaaacagtaatggcggcgccggccaccggagacaggaggcgccaggctgacagatgcacatccaaccacgcggacacagcggaggccgcggctgacgtaatcgccactcagacactctgcatgcagaagttcagggacggcggcggaggccgcgggagacgccatgccaggtgtaatatggcgtttactgtgacagcgtcccagagtgacaggagaggatacaggaatgtacacatcaggataacagatgggatccggtcctggagcgctgagccagccttaggaggcatctgatgggtaagaaatggcgtccagatacccggatcgtgacactgactAATTTAAGGTGAGCTGAGTGGACTCATCCCCGCTAAATCTCTTTTACCCTTGGGGGGTATTAGAGTCATCATCGATCTGCCATTGTAGAGAGACCCTAGCCGCCATCGTATAAATAGCCCTTGACAGCCATAAGCTATTGTAGAACAACTGTGAAGCCGTCGGTAGTGGCATGCATATGAGGAACTAGTAAGAGAGGGCAGCTGACAGTATACTCCCAGACCTTCTCCATTGCCGTTGCTGTTTCCTACACTATAACTGTACTCTTTGAGCACTGCAGATGTACCAGAGAAATTACCAGGTAGCAGTAATGATTATACAGTAGATTACTAGTACAGGCACAGCACCGGTGGTCTTTCCGGAGGTTTCCATCATAGTAATTGTGGCGAACTGCAGGAGATTAAGGCTGCTGGTCTTAGTATGTTTAGTACCGATTGCTATCCTCTAACTGATTATTATTTCTAAGCCTTATCCACTGAACTTCCAATACCGAACTGTGGATAAAAGTGTATCTAACTTGAGGATATCGGCAACGTCATTGACTAGCGACAGCAGGGTCGGAAGTATTGGCCTTGGGGTCAATTAGGAGATCTAGAGCCTGGGAAATTCAACAGGACAGTAAATTGTTCTGGTCACTTATACaaagggccccaactgtgcaccaacgtaATATATACCTCCAACAATAGCGAGGGAATAATACGAGGCTAATCAACTAGCGCTAGTCCCATGGAGGTAACTCAGGGACCAATAATACGTATGAGTTCTCTTTTTTTTTATTCAACGGGTTTCAAATTTCTTGTAATGCATGCACGGGAAAGTGTATAGGAGCTGTGAAAATTGTAGTAAAGTCATTGTATGTAATTTCTTGTTGTTTATTGATGAAAGTTTACCCTTCAGTTGCCTAATTACTGGTACATGAAATCGTTGTATATCGCTGTACAATAAATACTTACCAGCATACAGGAGTCCCGTTGATGACATCCGTTGGAGATCTGGAAAACAACAACGAGCAAGGTTTGGTACATTAAAGTGTTAGATTGATATATGAGTAAAGTGTAATCGTACATTCCCTTTACTGGCTTTCCCAAGCGAGCCCATAACTTATAtagtgcttgggtggaggcacaacgaGTATACCGTTATAGTAACCCCAATAACCTCAGGTCTCAGATAGTGGgaaggggttacatttggaggcactgctgagatctcaGTAGAGTGACGCCCTCAGGTCTATTTGGCTATTAGGATCCACTGTTTATCATATAGGAGGACCATGGGAGAGATAACCATGGCTGATATTTACCGATGGTGTAAGGAGAAGGGGTTGGAACCTCTCTGCAGTTTTGGACTTCGCGGGCCCCTGTCCACAGTTGATGACAGCTCTGTGCTACGTGCTGTGGGGAATCTTTATGGTGTCAGTCAGCCGTGTATTGTTAACAAGTGGAAAGGGCAGTATGGTGACACATATGCCATGTTGATTAGTAACAGGAACTCTATAGATAAGACATTAATACCCTTCATGGTGGTAGTGGAAGGGGTAGTGGGGCAGAAAGTACAAGTTCTGTGGCCAGAGGGGGAAGAGATAGCTGAGGAAGAGACCACCTCCGGGGAAGATGATGGTGGTGGGGATGGTCAACTCCTCCATAGTGAGCCCGAATCCCCTATTAAAAATGAGGAAGCCACCGGAACAGGAGTCGAAGCTGTGGTAGGGAAGATGGTCAGCCAATTAGAACGTTGGCATTATGAAGGCGGATATCGCCGGTTACGAATCTTCTCAGGAATCACCCCAGTACAGGCAGGCGAGGAAACCTATGATACATGGAGGGAAGCCGCTATTCAACACTCGGAAGAATGGCAATGCCCCGAGCACATTAAGAAGCAACAAATAGTCGAGAGCTTAAGAGGGCCCGCTATGCGGGTGATACAGGCCACGAGGCGAAGCAAAGTGACTGCGACCCTGAAAGATTATATCGAGACATTAGACTTCTCGTATGGAACCTTAGAGGATGTCGGAGATTTGTTAGCTCGGTTGAATCGAACTTATCAGGAACCGGGGGAGACGTTGACCCACTTTATATATAGGGTGGATCGATTGATTTACAAAATCGTGGACAAGGGAGGTATTGCCAAGGAGGCTGTGGATGAGACTCGTCGGAGACAGGTGCTGAAAAGGGCCATGACTAACAATCCTGTTGCTCAGAGGTTAAGATGCACAATGACTACTGGTCCCCCTCCTACTCTGACTGACCTGGTCAAAGAGGTCACGTTGGAGGAGGTACAGATCGAGACTAGGGAGAAGAGCATAAAGAAAGTAAAGGTAGTATTACCTACGCCAACCCCTCCCACAATGGACGAACGGCTGTTAAAATTGTTAGAGGAGCAAAACAAAAAAATAGACCAGCTGATTGCTCTGCAGTCAAATACCCAGTCCAGTCTGTATTGGCCCCCAGGGGGAGGACGGGGGAGGAACCAGGGAAGCAGAACTCGGAACCCAATCATATGCTACAGTTGTGGGCAAGCCCGGCATAGATCGTTTGAATGTCCTGGTGAGGGAGTTGGAAGGATGGGGAATAGTAACAGTCTGAGCCAAAGGAGAACTAATCACCTGGAACACCCCAATGGGAgtgctgtgaccccctcacaggctccccaattaTAAATATTCGAGCAATGGTGAGCGCCCAGTGGACGGACACCATCCCGGAGAGTTTGATGGGACCCGCTCCACTGGTTAAAGCCATGATCAACGGACAAGATTGTACTATCTTAATGGACAGTGGGTCACAAGTGTCCATAGTATTTGAATCTTGGTACCGAGAACACTTGCCTGATGTACCCATCCACCCCTTAAGTGGACTTACAGTCTGGGGTCTAAGCGAACAAAAATACCCTTATTTAGGGTATATCACCCAAATCACATTCGAACCTGGACTTATCACCCCTAATGAGACTGTACCATTAATAGCATTAGTCTGCCCTGACTCACCAGGGGATAATGGGCATTTACCCGCCATAGTGGGAACCAACACCAATTTGTTTCGAAATCTTAGTCGATGGTGTGAAAGGCAAGAGAAGGAGAATCCCCTTGCGGGGGGTGGTCACCTCCGAGACGGAGGTTACCGATGTCAGAAGATTGGCAGCTGGTCTGTCCCCAGTGATACTCCCTTCAGTTTTAAGACCGCTACATCTGGGACCGTTAACCTAGAATCCTGTTTCCAGGGCAGTGACATTGATGATGCGAGTAAAAAACGTTTGATCGAGCAGCTGCAGTTGAG
This region includes:
- the LOC135067444 gene encoding paraneoplastic antigen Ma2-like; this encodes MADIYRWCKEKGLEPLCSFGLRGPLSTVDDSSVLRAVGNLYGVSQPCIVNKWKGQYGDTYAMLISNRNSIDKTLIPFMVVVEGVVGQKVQVLWPEGEEIAEEETTSGEDDGGGDGQLLHSEPESPIKNEEATGTGVEAVVGKMVSQLERWHYEGGYRRLRIFSGITPVQAGEETYDTWREAAIQHSEEWQCPEHIKKQQIVESLRGPAMRVIQATRRSKVTATLKDYIETLDFSYGTLEDVGDLLARLNRTYQEPGETLTHFIYRVDRLIYKIVDKGGIAKEAVDETRRRQVLKRAMTNNPVAQRLRCTMTTGPPPTLTDLVKEVTLEEVQIETREKSIKKVKVVLPTPTPPTMDERLLKLLEEQNKKIDQLIALQSNTQSSLYWPPGGGRGRNQGSRTRNPIICYSCGQARHRSFECPGEGVGRMGNSNSLSQRRTNHLEHPNGSAVTPSQAPQL